In Acropora muricata isolate sample 2 chromosome 11, ASM3666990v1, whole genome shotgun sequence, one DNA window encodes the following:
- the LOC136890324 gene encoding uncharacterized protein, producing the protein MADDDDSEMRFINVPERSSEDLVITVSSEERTENAPRRWADAVQNEEHHMDHHCRFEYPAHMRSEIYSFDGILPPQSLGELAEAERARLYRLNGVPNRPCSARFRLADQSMDAKTILDRITSTGVMRNRVKCIQRVHSGQIEVTFATVEDHDLFLSKAAVAFGNSRSFAHLPSNNSAIYVTVHNVPWELPDTLLMTRLRKYGLVYGCRRAFNQSLLPEKVHDGRRVLRMSLHQDIPSFLKFGPYLLRVFYVQQPKVCWKCSSHQHIGRNCPDEYCFNCDQSGHVAATCPEFIKCSLCKAENHLAVDCDGNWGRRTLAQRTPARTEPPEQDMEAENTDQNVNEATRESEGMESEEDSVSKESAAETDDDREESQDDIQSFSTEELAEVGESIDDFSSPEPPPKQRKRVSVVNSSDQKRSKTDENPP; encoded by the coding sequence ATGGCTGACGACGATGATTCAGAGATGAGGTTTATTAACGTGCCCGAAAGATCAAGTGAAGATTTGGTAATTACAGTATCGAGCGAAGAACGTACCGAGAACGCACCCCGTCGCTGGGCCGACGCAGTACAGAATGAAGAACACCATATGGACCACCACTGCCGTTTTGAATACCCTGCGCATATGCGCTCGGAAATCTATTCCTTCGATGGTATCCTGCCGCCTCAAAGTTTGGGTGAGCTTGCCGAAGCAGAGAGGGCTCGGTTGTACCGCCTTAATGGTGTGCCCAATCGACCTTGCTCTGCTCGCTTTCGTTTAGCTGACCAGTCAATGGATGCAAAAACCATTCTAGACCGCATTACGTCTACGGGCGTCATGCGCAATCGGGTAAAGTGCATTCAGCGCGTTCATTCAGGGCAGATCGAAGTCACTTTTGCCACAGTTGAGGATCACGATTTGTTTTTAAGTAAGGCTGCCGTGGCCTTTGGTAACTCGCGCTCTTTTGCTCATCTACCGTCTAATAATTCGGCGATTTACGTCACCGTCCACAATGTGCCATGGGAGCTACCGGATACCTTGTTGATGACACGCTTGAGGAAATACGGTTTGGTTTACGGGTGCCGTCGAGCTTTTAACCAGAGCCTTCTCCCGGAGAAGGTGCACGATGGGAGACGTGTTCTCCGAATGTCATTACATCAGGACATCCCGTCCTTTTTAAAGTTTGGGCCCTATCTTCTTCGCGTCTTTTACGTACAACAACCCAAGGTCTGCTGGAAATGTTCTTCCCACCAGCACATTGGTCGAAATTGTCCGGATGAGTATTGCTTCAACTGCGATCAGTCTGGTCACGTAGCTGCAACTTGCCCCGAATTTATCAAATGTTCACTGTGTAAAGCGGAAAATCATTTGGCTGTGGACTGCGATGGAAACTGGGGTCGCCGGACTCTTGCCCAGCGAACCCCAGCCAGAACGGAGCCACCAGAGCAGGACATGGAAGCTGAGAACACGGATCAAAATGTGAACGAAGCCACCAGAGAATCGGAGGGGATGGAAAGTGAGGAGGACTCTGTATCAAAGGAAAGTGCTGCTGAAACGGATGATGATCGTGAAGAATCTCAAGACGATATACAATCCTTTTCTACTGAAGAGCTAGCAGAGGTAGGTGAATCCATTGATGATTTTTCATCTCCGGAACCGCCACCGAAGCAGCGAAAACGAGTTTCTGTTGTTAATTCTAGTGACCAGAAGAGGTCTAAGACTGATGAGAATCCCCCCTAA